From the genome of Alphaproteobacteria bacterium:
CTGGCGACTGACCCGATTCCAGATAATGGGTGATCAGATGAGCGACAACTTCAGTGTCGGTATCGGAAGCGAGCTCATGCCCGGCTTTTTCCAGCTCATCTCTTAAGGTTTGAAAATTTTCGATAATGCCATTGTGGACGACGGCGACTTTATCGGTAGCGTGAGGATGGGCATTTATCTCGTTCGGCACGCCATGGGTCGCCCAGCGCGTATGGCCAATACCAATAGAACCCGGCAGAGGTTGATCGGCCAGCCGCGCCTCCAGATTGACTAATTTGCCTTCGGCGCGGCGGCGTTCAATGCCGCCGTTTTCCAGCGTTGCAATACCAGCAGAATCATAGCCGCGATATTCGAGGCGCTTTAAACATTCGAGCAGATGCGGCGCGACATCGCTTTTACCGATGATCCCGACAATACCGCACATCTACTTTTTACCTTTATTTTCGCGCAGTTTATTTGCATAGCCGTCGACAATTTTTTGCTCCGAGCGCGTGATGGCGAGCGCATCCGCATCGACGTTTTTAGTAATTACCGAGCCTGCACCGGTGATCGCACCGTCGCCAACTTTAACCGGGGCT
Proteins encoded in this window:
- a CDS encoding glutamine--fructose-6-phosphate aminotransferase (Catalyzes the first step in hexosamine metabolism, converting fructose-6P into glucosamine-6P using glutamine as a nitrogen source): MCGIVGIIGKSDVAPHLLECLKRLEYRGYDSAGIATLENGGIERRRAEGKLVNLEARLADQPLPGSIGIGHTRWATHGVPNEINAHPHATDKVAVVHNGIIENFQTLRDELEKAGHELASDTDTEVVAHLITHYLESGQSP
- a CDS encoding DapH/DapD/GlmU-related protein; the protein is GDAKIGPKANIGAGTITCNYDGYVKSMTEIGAGAFIGSNTALVAPVKVGDGAITGAGSVITKNVDADALAITRSEQKIVDGYANKLRENKGKK